In Edaphobacter aggregans, the sequence CTGCAGCGTCAGCGGCAGGAGCTTCGGCAGCGACAACGTCGGCCACTTCAGCAACCGGAGCCTCAGCCTGTACCTGCGCCGGAGCGGCAGCAGGAAGCGAGCTGCGCTTCACCTTCGTATCGCGGATCGCCTTCACCTTCGCCAGGCGCTTCTCTTCCTCGTCCATGCGCACGGTGATGAACTTGATCACCTGCTCAGAGACCCGGAGGCGACGCTCGATCTCAGTGATCAGCGAGCCAGCGGCAACAATCGTCAGCAGCACGTAGAAGCCGTCGTTGAACTTGCGGACCGTGTAAGCCAGCCGGCGGCGGCCCATCTTCTCTACGCTCTTGATCTCGCCGCCACCATTGGTGACATTGGCCGAGAAACCTTCAATCAGCTTGTCGAGGTCGGCTTCTTCAACGTCCGGCCGGACGATGAACATAATTTCGTAAGTGCGATTCATTCGTTTACTTCTTTCTGCGAAGTTCTGCTTCGCACCGTGCTGGCGTCTGTTCTGCCAACCCGGTCTGGAATCTACTGCGTTGTACTGCCTACTTCTCCTTCGGCTCGTCCGAATCCTTCTCAGGGTCCGTCGGCCGACGGTTGAACTCATTCATCGCGGCGCTGACACCTTGCGTCAGCACCATCTCGACAGCATCTTCCACGCGGTCGAGCACCTCATCCAGCACCGCAAGCTCCTGCTTGCGCATCGGCGACAGTAAGTAATCCTTGCCGCCCGCCTTAATCTCTCTACCATCCGCCAACGCTGGCTTCCCAACGCCAATCCGGATTCGCAACCACTCCTCGGTCCCAAGCGCGCCCGAAACCGACTTCACTCCGTTGTGCCCGTTCGGTCTTCCATCCCTGCGAATCCGAATCGTACCCAACGGCAATGCCAGCTCGTCGTAGAGGACGATCACATCCTCCGAGACGTTCTCAATCTCAAGCTCACGAACCAGCGCGGCCACCGAAAGCCCGCTCAAATTCATGAAGGTCTCAGGCTTGGCCAGCAGAACATCCTGTCCCGCAAGCCGTACCCTGGCCGTTAGAGCCCTGCCTCGACGGTTCGTGACGGCCACACCGCAATCCTCTGCGATCCGATCCACCGCCAGAAACCCGGCGTTATGTGGCGTGAACTGATACTCAATCCCGGGATTCCCGAGTCCGACAATCAACTTCACGCCACGTTCTCCAAATCAGGGCAATCAGGGGGTAGGCCGTTGTTTTTCTGCTCCCTACTCCCTGTTCCCTCGTCCCTGTTCTTACTTCTTGCCGCCCTTGGCATCAGCCGCAGGTGCTGCTTCCGCAGTCTCGGTCTTGCCCTTCTTGGCAACTTCAGGTTCAGCCGGTGCAGCGGCCAGAGCATCAACCTCAGCAGGAGCCTCTTCCTTGATGATCGTGACGTGAGCCACAGTCGCATTCTCTTCAGCGAGGAACTTGATGCTGCCCGAGTGCGGCAGGTCCGACACATGGATCAAGCCATGCAGTTCGAGACCCGTAACGTCGACGTCAAGGTGGCTCGGAATATCACCGGGCAAGCACTCGATTTCGACTTCACGCAGCACATGCTCCATGATGCCGCCCTGGTTCTTCACGCCCGTCGGGATACCAACCAGCTGAATCGGCACCGATACGCGCATCATCTTGTCCATCGCAATCCGCTTCAGGTCGATATGCAGGAGCTTGCCCTTGATCGGCTCATTCTGCCAGTCGACGATCATGGCCTTCACCACGCCCGAACCCTCGACGTTCAAGTCGAAGATCGTGTTGTGGCCCGACTCGGAGTGCAAAATCCTGGTGATCGCGCGGGGGTCAACCGTAACCGCAACCGCGTCCTTGCCCGCACCGTAAACAACGGCGGGAATCTTGCCTGCAACGCGAACCCGGCGAGCGGCATTCTTGTTGAACTTGCCCTCGCGGACGGTTGCGACGATTGCTTCAGTGTTTGTTGTTGCTGCCATGATCTTCTTTTCCTTTCGGGCACGAGGTTGAGCCTCGCTCCCTTTGCTACTTGGTTAATCCAAGCCGCTAACTGCAAACTGCGACCTAGTCGAAGAGCCTGCTGACGCTGGTCTCCATGTGAATGCTCTCAATCGCCCTGCCGAGCAGTCCGGCAATCGAAAGCACCTTAATCTTCGGCACCCGCAGCGCATCTTCCCGCAGCGGAATGGTGTTCGTCACGATCAGCTCTTCCAACCGTGATGTTGCAATGCGCTCGACCGCCGGCCCTGAAAGCACCGCATGCGTCGCGCACGCATAAACTTTTGCCGCGCCCTGATCCAGCAGCGCATCCGCCGTCTTCACAAGCGTTCCGGCGGTATCGATAATGTCGTCGAGGATCAAACACGTCCGGCCGCGTACATCGCCGATCACG encodes:
- the rpsF gene encoding 30S ribosomal protein S6, translated to MNRTYEIMFIVRPDVEEADLDKLIEGFSANVTNGGGEIKSVEKMGRRRLAYTVRKFNDGFYVLLTIVAAGSLITEIERRLRVSEQVIKFITVRMDEEEKRLAKVKAIRDTKVKRSSLPAAAPAQVQAEAPVAEVADVVAAEAPAADAAAV
- the pth gene encoding aminoacyl-tRNA hydrolase; this encodes MKLIVGLGNPGIEYQFTPHNAGFLAVDRIAEDCGVAVTNRRGRALTARVRLAGQDVLLAKPETFMNLSGLSVAALVRELEIENVSEDVIVLYDELALPLGTIRIRRDGRPNGHNGVKSVSGALGTEEWLRIRIGVGKPALADGREIKAGGKDYLLSPMRKQELAVLDEVLDRVEDAVEMVLTQGVSAAMNEFNRRPTDPEKDSDEPKEK
- a CDS encoding 50S ribosomal protein L25 translates to MAATTNTEAIVATVREGKFNKNAARRVRVAGKIPAVVYGAGKDAVAVTVDPRAITRILHSESGHNTIFDLNVEGSGVVKAMIVDWQNEPIKGKLLHIDLKRIAMDKMMRVSVPIQLVGIPTGVKNQGGIMEHVLREVEIECLPGDIPSHLDVDVTGLELHGLIHVSDLPHSGSIKFLAEENATVAHVTIIKEEAPAEVDALAAAPAEPEVAKKGKTETAEAAPAADAKGGKK